A genomic segment from Saprospiraceae bacterium encodes:
- a CDS encoding IS4 family transposase, which yields MKQYCCAEVTAILDKVPMVKNLARKKFIVLFVLAMIKTRSVQFCEVAQALNDEVKASSNEVRIQDFFREVSLDYEQVALLLAMFLPKRGKVTLCIDRTEWDFGKCQVNILMIVVRCRHISIPLYWEMLDNNSGNSNTSDRIDLLKKCIRLLGKRIGLFLGDREFIGHRWLKFLKDQGIRFCVRVPRHHKITRQLGLNEHVYTIEQLLQDRKTVRLSGCRVDGIWGNVYGKVLKDGDLLFLFGTAKVDYLAQLYKKRWRIEGFFQNVKKRGFDLESTHLRDLEKLKKLVALVCIAYAVVANVGLHQHLRRKAIAIKNHGYKENSFSRRGIDIVREGLRRVWKRNFQLFLDLVIRFLRWMQINPNNLPLPDF from the coding sequence ATGAAGCAATATTGCTGCGCCGAAGTTACGGCGATTCTGGACAAAGTGCCAATGGTAAAGAATCTGGCTCGCAAAAAATTCATCGTACTTTTTGTTTTGGCGATGATCAAAACCCGATCGGTACAGTTTTGTGAGGTAGCCCAAGCCCTTAATGACGAGGTCAAAGCCTCTTCTAATGAAGTCAGGATACAAGATTTCTTCCGAGAGGTGTCCCTAGACTACGAACAGGTAGCCCTATTGTTAGCGATGTTCTTACCCAAAAGAGGGAAAGTAACCTTATGTATTGATCGAACAGAATGGGACTTTGGCAAATGCCAGGTCAATATCCTGATGATTGTGGTGCGTTGCCGGCATATTAGTATTCCCTTGTATTGGGAGATGCTGGACAATAATAGCGGCAACTCCAATACGAGTGATCGAATCGATCTGCTCAAAAAATGTATCCGGCTATTAGGTAAACGCATTGGCTTATTCCTTGGCGACCGGGAGTTTATCGGACATCGTTGGCTGAAATTCCTGAAAGATCAAGGTATTCGGTTTTGCGTTAGGGTACCGAGGCATCATAAAATCACTCGTCAGCTAGGGCTCAATGAACATGTTTATACGATTGAGCAACTACTCCAAGACCGCAAAACAGTACGGCTGAGTGGTTGTAGGGTAGATGGCATCTGGGGCAATGTGTATGGCAAAGTCCTTAAAGACGGTGATTTGCTGTTTCTATTTGGCACGGCCAAAGTAGATTACCTGGCCCAACTATACAAGAAACGATGGCGAATCGAAGGCTTCTTTCAAAATGTGAAGAAGCGAGGCTTTGATTTGGAGTCTACCCATCTCAGAGACCTGGAGAAACTTAAAAAACTGGTAGCCTTGGTCTGCATCGCTTATGCAGTGGTAGCTAATGTCGGACTTCATCAACATCTGCGCCGGAAAGCTATTGCGATAAAAAATCACGGCTACAAGGAAAACAGCTTCTCGCGCCGGGGAATCGATATTGTTCGCGAGGGGCTACGGAGAGTTTGGAAACGAAATTTTCAATTGTTCCTTGATCTGGTCATCCGATTTTTGCGTTGGATGCAGATCAATCCTAATAATTTACCTCTACCTGATTTTTAG
- a CDS encoding transposase, translating into MSIGSIISATLSFFRGLPKNKLVELIDQLRKSYKAIAEENASLRAQIQALEAQALKSKVESVNKQSNKPSSKQAVWEEKGVGNDGKGKKKRRGKKGRKGAENQAKAKAVTREERANVEQCDNCGEDLSGVAPFSSSRSRIIVDIPELPLEVAVIQVLQEKKYCSKCQKVSTASTDLALPKSDIGLNTTVHLIYLWISLCLPFTRISTYFSSIFGQQMSTSGLCAQVIRVARIMQEVYDEILEDVKQAKILHADETGWRVQGKNWWLWFLVQMTRLFTP; encoded by the coding sequence ATGAGTATAGGATCTATCATATCAGCTACCTTGTCCTTTTTTAGGGGTTTGCCAAAGAATAAGTTGGTAGAGCTGATAGATCAATTGCGAAAGAGCTATAAGGCTATAGCAGAAGAGAATGCGTCCTTGCGAGCACAAATCCAAGCTTTAGAAGCCCAGGCCTTGAAGTCCAAAGTTGAATCGGTCAATAAGCAGAGTAATAAACCCAGTTCCAAGCAAGCAGTGTGGGAAGAAAAGGGAGTTGGCAACGATGGAAAAGGGAAAAAGAAAAGAAGGGGTAAAAAAGGGAGAAAAGGCGCTGAAAATCAAGCCAAAGCCAAAGCCGTAACGAGAGAGGAAAGGGCTAATGTAGAACAGTGCGATAATTGTGGGGAGGATTTAAGCGGAGTGGCGCCCTTCTCGAGCAGTAGGAGCAGAATCATAGTAGATATACCGGAATTGCCGCTGGAAGTAGCAGTAATCCAAGTATTGCAAGAGAAGAAATACTGTTCAAAGTGTCAAAAGGTAAGTACAGCGAGCACAGATTTGGCCTTACCCAAATCAGATATAGGTCTGAACACAACCGTACACCTGATTTACCTCTGGATCAGTTTATGCTTGCCCTTTACCAGAATATCGACTTATTTCAGTAGCATTTTTGGTCAACAGATGAGTACCTCTGGTCTTTGTGCTCAGGTAATCAGAGTAGCCCGGATCATGCAGGAGGTGTATGATGAAATCCTGGAAGATGTCAAGCAGGCTAAGATTTTACATGCTGATGAAACCGGCTGGCGGGTGCAAGGGAAAAATTGGTGGTTATGGTTTTTGGTACAGATGACTCGGCTATTTACACCATAG
- a CDS encoding two-component regulator propeller domain-containing protein, producing the protein MYFTKTYIILLLISFCFSCKDSWRQSGELKGLKNFDLNKKYIVSDAGDTIPTNLSIPFSGRVVDLDSFEKPQWVPLRNEPKTIPVKKNIHPIIDPPSFVVPKNIKEISIDQNSKLKQILAQGTKVQMLQPKSIIAERPKMKDHAKRSIVYFDKDSGLPSYRIFNILQDRRGDLWIGTLEGVSRFDGHSFTNFTTKQGLSDNNVYTLFEDSKGILWFGTTNGGLTRYDGQEFTHFTTRGGLSDNYVTSITEDSNGNLWIGTIFGGLTRYDGINFSQYSEHEGLSHFAVHAILEDSRGDLWIGTLQGGLNRFDGESFTHYTIDNGLSNNTVTSLLEDRIGNLWIGTFGGGLNRLSGDSLIHFTTKEGLSSNNISSIEEDSNGNLWIGTVGGGVNRFDGKDFTHISIDQGLSHANVLALEFDQAGNLWVGTESGGLNKFLSIEFTHLELEEGSSGSDISFILEDNDANIWWGSSRNGVYRYNEKELAIFSTNQGFATSSFLCMIEGNNNDLWFGMSDGGLAQFNGENLKIINTDHGLNSNGPTALLQDRNGDLWYGTFDNGVARYDGENMIYYTTAEGLTNRYVQLLYEDNQGNIWISMTRALCRFDGKNLIYFSTAEGLGDNQVYAMIEDKYGILWFGTGGGLTRAIPSEEMDRYYEFKNYRISESLADNAIGAIELDQDENVWMATSSGITQAIRDPNISNRQSTENLKFVRFTQEDGLKRTDFYTVLRDSRNRMWWGSDGGLTMMDMKSYKNSSRPPAISLRNIEINQTEIDFRYSTVISGIDSIPFEIDLSLDYDSVSLFYNYPINLSLPYQLNHLTFHFTAIEWAGPHKIRYQYIMEGLDKDWSGLQTEPFADYRNLPPGKFTFKIKAIGVAQTWSDIFSYTFRIRPPWWFSWWAYLLYSLLAIFLAYQIFQFLLNRQLALAENQQLKELNTVKTKLYTNITHEFRTPLTIIQGVNDQIRKKAERSNDKETFDNTAIVKRNSIQLLNLVNQMLELRKLEAGALSVNLIQDDILRYLSYIVESFHSYAQSKEIRIHFLTEQDKILMDYDPDKILAIVSNLMSNAVKFTGEGGDIYVSVDQKTWENFEQESLVIKIRDTGIGIPAEKLPHIFDRFYQVDDEATRKAEGTGIGLTLTKELVRLVNGEIKVESTVGESTTFFVVLPINRSTKLAEDGDRLIIKEKANAFIPSIAKDTDVIIFKEEDIELPLVLLVEDNKDVQAFLQTCLRDRYEFIVAFNGQQGIDLALDRVPDLIISDVMMPEKDGFELTETLKSNFLTSHIPIILLTAKADIQSRIEGIKHGADVYLNKPFNKEELLAWSQKLIELRKILQERYSGLKTLIPVENKVIQREDEFIQKFTRIVEEHMADPGFDITFLEKKLRLSRTQIHRKLKALTDCATSENINLIRLRNAKQLLNSTELNISEIAYEVGFSDPAYFTKLFTKAYGYPPSEERRRKK; encoded by the coding sequence ATGTACTTTACTAAAACATATATCATTTTACTGCTAATTTCATTCTGCTTTTCATGCAAAGATTCCTGGAGGCAGTCTGGGGAACTTAAGGGGCTGAAAAACTTTGATCTTAACAAAAAATACATAGTTAGTGATGCTGGAGATACTATTCCAACAAATTTATCTATTCCCTTTTCTGGAAGAGTAGTAGATTTAGATAGTTTTGAGAAACCCCAATGGGTACCTCTACGAAATGAACCCAAAACTATTCCTGTAAAAAAGAATATTCACCCGATTATTGATCCTCCCTCCTTTGTTGTACCTAAAAATATAAAAGAAATCTCTATAGATCAAAATAGTAAATTGAAGCAGATCTTGGCCCAAGGAACTAAAGTGCAAATGTTACAACCTAAGAGTATCATTGCTGAAAGGCCAAAAATGAAAGATCATGCAAAGCGAAGTATTGTATATTTTGATAAAGACTCAGGTTTGCCAAGTTATCGTATATTCAATATTCTTCAGGACCGTCGAGGAGATTTATGGATCGGAACTCTTGAGGGAGTGAGCCGCTTTGATGGCCACAGTTTTACCAATTTTACTACTAAACAGGGTTTGAGTGATAATAATGTTTATACTCTTTTTGAGGATAGTAAAGGTATTTTATGGTTTGGTACTACTAACGGAGGCCTTACTCGATATGATGGTCAAGAGTTTACACATTTTACAACAAGAGGAGGATTAAGCGATAATTACGTGACCTCAATTACGGAGGATAGCAATGGTAATTTATGGATTGGAACTATCTTTGGAGGACTCACACGATATGATGGCATAAATTTTTCACAATATTCAGAACATGAAGGTTTAAGCCATTTTGCAGTGCATGCTATTCTAGAAGATAGTAGAGGGGATCTATGGATTGGGACGTTGCAAGGAGGCCTTAATCGTTTTGACGGAGAAAGTTTTACTCATTATACTATTGATAATGGATTAAGTAACAATACAGTTACTTCTCTCTTGGAAGATCGAATCGGTAACTTGTGGATTGGAACCTTTGGTGGAGGTCTAAACAGATTATCTGGTGATTCACTGATTCATTTTACAACTAAAGAAGGCTTAAGTAGTAATAATATAAGTTCAATTGAAGAAGATTCTAATGGCAATCTATGGATAGGAACCGTTGGAGGTGGAGTAAATCGCTTTGATGGAAAAGACTTCACTCATATAAGTATAGATCAAGGCCTTAGCCATGCAAACGTTCTTGCGCTAGAGTTTGATCAAGCAGGAAATCTTTGGGTAGGAACAGAGAGTGGAGGGCTTAACAAATTTCTATCAATTGAATTTACTCATCTTGAACTTGAAGAAGGCTCCTCAGGGTCAGATATAAGTTTCATTTTAGAAGATAATGATGCGAATATCTGGTGGGGGTCCTCACGAAATGGCGTTTATAGATACAACGAAAAGGAGCTAGCCATTTTCAGCACCAACCAAGGCTTTGCCACTAGTTCGTTTCTTTGCATGATTGAAGGTAATAATAACGATTTATGGTTTGGTATGTCGGACGGCGGATTAGCCCAATTTAATGGGGAGAATCTTAAAATAATAAATACTGATCATGGGTTAAATAGTAATGGCCCCACAGCTCTACTTCAAGATCGAAATGGAGACTTATGGTACGGTACTTTCGATAATGGAGTAGCAAGGTATGATGGAGAAAATATGATATACTATACTACGGCTGAAGGGTTAACAAATAGATATGTCCAATTACTTTATGAAGATAATCAAGGAAATATATGGATTAGTATGACAAGAGCATTATGCAGATTCGATGGCAAAAATCTGATATACTTTTCAACTGCAGAAGGATTGGGGGATAACCAAGTTTATGCTATGATTGAAGATAAATATGGAATATTATGGTTCGGCACAGGTGGTGGTCTAACTCGTGCAATACCATCGGAGGAAATGGATAGATATTATGAATTCAAAAATTACCGGATTTCGGAATCATTAGCAGATAATGCTATTGGAGCGATAGAATTAGACCAAGATGAAAATGTTTGGATGGCCACTAGTTCAGGGATTACTCAGGCCATTCGTGATCCTAATATATCAAATAGGCAGTCTACTGAAAATTTAAAGTTTGTACGATTTACTCAAGAAGATGGACTGAAAAGAACAGACTTCTATACCGTTTTAAGAGATTCAAGGAATAGAATGTGGTGGGGATCAGATGGCGGATTAACTATGATGGACATGAAATCTTATAAGAACTCCAGTAGGCCTCCAGCTATAAGTTTGAGAAATATAGAAATAAACCAAACTGAGATTGATTTTCGATATTCAACCGTAATCTCTGGAATAGATTCTATTCCATTTGAAATAGACCTGTCTTTGGATTATGATTCAGTTTCTCTCTTTTATAACTACCCAATCAATTTGTCCTTACCTTATCAGTTGAATCACCTGACTTTCCATTTTACTGCTATTGAATGGGCTGGACCTCATAAGATTAGGTATCAATATATAATGGAAGGGCTTGATAAAGACTGGAGTGGCTTGCAAACCGAACCTTTCGCAGACTATCGAAACCTACCACCAGGTAAATTTACATTTAAAATAAAAGCTATTGGTGTTGCTCAAACCTGGAGTGACATTTTTTCCTATACTTTCAGAATTCGTCCACCATGGTGGTTTAGTTGGTGGGCTTACCTTTTATATAGCTTACTTGCCATTTTCCTTGCGTATCAGATTTTTCAATTTTTATTAAACCGACAATTAGCCTTAGCTGAAAACCAACAATTGAAAGAACTTAATACAGTTAAAACGAAGCTATATACCAACATTACCCACGAGTTTCGTACTCCTCTAACTATTATTCAAGGGGTAAATGATCAAATTAGGAAAAAAGCTGAGCGATCGAATGATAAGGAGACATTTGACAATACTGCGATTGTTAAGCGTAATAGTATACAATTGCTCAATCTTGTTAATCAAATGTTAGAATTAAGAAAGTTGGAGGCAGGCGCTCTATCTGTTAATTTAATTCAAGATGACATCCTTAGATACCTTTCCTATATCGTGGAATCTTTTCATTCCTATGCTCAGTCCAAGGAAATCCGAATACACTTTCTGACAGAACAAGATAAGATTTTAATGGATTATGATCCAGACAAGATTCTGGCAATTGTTTCAAATCTCATGTCAAATGCCGTTAAATTCACAGGTGAAGGGGGAGATATTTATGTATCAGTAGACCAGAAAACTTGGGAAAACTTCGAACAAGAGTCTTTAGTAATAAAGATTCGTGATACAGGAATAGGTATTCCAGCTGAAAAGCTACCTCATATTTTTGATCGATTTTACCAAGTTGATGATGAAGCTACTCGTAAAGCAGAAGGTACAGGAATTGGACTAACGCTGACGAAAGAGCTAGTTAGGTTGGTGAATGGAGAGATAAAGGTAGAAAGTACAGTAGGGGAAAGTACTACATTTTTTGTTGTTTTACCGATCAATAGATCCACGAAATTAGCAGAAGATGGAGACAGATTGATTATAAAGGAAAAGGCCAATGCCTTTATTCCGTCAATAGCAAAGGACACTGATGTAATAATATTCAAAGAGGAAGACATTGAATTGCCATTGGTACTATTGGTTGAAGATAACAAGGATGTTCAAGCATTCCTTCAGACTTGTTTGAGGGATCGATATGAATTTATCGTGGCTTTTAATGGCCAACAAGGAATTGATCTTGCTTTGGACCGAGTTCCAGATCTGATAATCAGTGATGTAATGATGCCCGAAAAAGATGGGTTTGAACTTACGGAAACGTTAAAAAGTAATTTTCTGACAAGCCATATCCCGATTATCTTGCTAACGGCAAAAGCAGATATACAATCACGAATTGAAGGAATAAAGCATGGAGCAGATGTTTATTTAAATAAACCCTTCAATAAAGAAGAGCTTTTGGCTTGGTCCCAAAAGCTAATCGAATTGCGAAAGATCCTTCAAGAAAGATATAGTGGGTTAAAAACTCTAATCCCAGTAGAAAACAAAGTAATTCAGCGAGAAGATGAATTCATACAGAAATTTACACGAATTGTTGAAGAACACATGGCTGATCCAGGTTTCGATATAACTTTTCTTGAGAAAAAGCTTAGGTTGTCTCGTACTCAAATTCATCGGAAGCTAAAGGCTTTGACTGATTGTGCAACATCGGAAAACATAAATCTTATCCGGCTCCGAAACGCGAAACAGCTTCTAAATTCTACAGAACTAAATATCTCAGAAATAGCCTATGAGGTAGGATTTAGTGATCCAGCATACTTCACAAAGCTCTTCACTAAAGCGTATGGTTATCCACCTAGTGAAGAAAGGAGGAGGAAGAAGTGA
- a CDS encoding caspase family protein: MKTICILINIIGFVVNLDAQLEKQVDWFFGLDQAGIQIKWKLPMEELVYTEDGWSKVELTIQTETPKSELIFRLLNNGGVLQQGQKADVVPKYQDVNLITFQNSIWLPYESNELVLQVLDKNKNVLKSSSPKTFIKGALKTNEDKRPNLYLLAIGVPFIDLKYTIEDAKDFVGIFNTQGGIQPDKLYKEVHSKLVIGSAANAYNISKSILNLQEMYYEGRIQKNDVVMLFISSHGGFDANGELIIKGYGYNPENSKSGIEYKQILNWLVPIQAQKIIFLDACHSGGISQFFTELSQNKGITIVASCKAEQLAFEDDQWKNGAFTEGIHRGLAGMQAVEKGKPGITVGGLVNFLSREVPSIVQETKDKSRKILFSQTPVLISNKDANIVIYRVGQK; encoded by the coding sequence ATGAAAACAATTTGCATTTTAATCAATATTATAGGTTTTGTAGTTAATCTAGATGCCCAGTTGGAGAAGCAAGTAGATTGGTTTTTTGGATTAGATCAGGCAGGCATCCAAATTAAATGGAAACTTCCAATGGAGGAGTTGGTCTATACTGAGGATGGATGGTCTAAAGTTGAACTAACCATTCAAACAGAGACACCTAAATCCGAATTGATCTTTCGACTTCTGAATAACGGTGGGGTGCTTCAACAAGGACAAAAGGCCGATGTGGTTCCCAAATATCAGGATGTCAACTTGATTACTTTTCAAAATAGCATTTGGCTACCATATGAATCAAATGAATTGGTCCTTCAAGTACTAGATAAAAATAAAAATGTCCTAAAGTCTTCATCCCCAAAGACTTTTATTAAAGGTGCTTTGAAGACAAATGAGGATAAACGTCCTAATTTGTACCTTTTGGCGATCGGTGTTCCATTTATTGATCTTAAGTATACCATCGAAGATGCCAAAGACTTTGTTGGTATTTTCAACACACAGGGAGGAATTCAACCTGATAAGCTTTATAAGGAAGTTCATTCTAAACTAGTGATTGGTAGTGCAGCAAATGCCTATAATATTTCCAAGTCAATCCTTAATCTTCAAGAAATGTATTATGAAGGTAGAATTCAAAAGAATGATGTAGTAATGTTGTTCATATCTTCTCATGGCGGCTTTGATGCAAATGGGGAATTGATTATTAAAGGATATGGGTACAATCCAGAGAACTCGAAATCAGGCATTGAGTATAAGCAAATTCTAAATTGGCTAGTTCCTATTCAAGCACAAAAGATAATTTTCCTTGATGCATGTCATAGTGGAGGTATTAGTCAATTTTTCACCGAATTGAGTCAGAATAAGGGCATCACTATTGTAGCCTCCTGTAAAGCAGAGCAATTGGCCTTTGAAGACGATCAATGGAAAAACGGCGCATTTACTGAAGGTATTCATCGAGGACTGGCTGGAATGCAAGCGGTGGAGAAAGGTAAGCCAGGGATTACAGTTGGAGGGTTGGTCAATTTTCTTAGCCGAGAGGTTCCATCTATAGTGCAAGAAACGAAAGACAAGAGCAGAAAAATCCTTTTTAGCCAAACTCCGGTCTTGATTAGCAATAAAGACGCAAATATTGTGATCTACCGAGTTGGCCAAAAATAA